One genomic region from Oncorhynchus keta strain PuntledgeMale-10-30-2019 unplaced genomic scaffold, Oket_V2 Un_contig_6766_pilon_pilon, whole genome shotgun sequence encodes:
- the coro2aa gene encoding coronin-2A isoform X1, which produces MTASSAAAMSAEEWLSGIDKGPVLQSLKPGSRVPDSYPELSSGLGSKGLGNSLGTRRSQSRPGQLQLAYIQDQLGNKECRSKTSVSNGQDPTLCSPPKTENEVWGGFDLRLKFHKQQEEIRRLREMLNQRDVRIKQLELEINNVRNSQDSH; this is translated from the exons ATGACGGCGTCGAGCGCGGCCGCCATGTCGGCCGAGGAGTGGCTTAGCGGCATTGACAAAG GCCCGGTGCTCCAGTCTCTGAAGCCTGGGAGTCGAGTACCGGACTCCTACCCGGAGCTGAGCTCCGGCCTGGGCAGTAAGGGGCTGGGCAACTCCCTGGGCACTCGGAGGTCCCAGAGCAGACCAGGCCAACTGCAGCTGGCGTACATCCAGGACCAGCTTGGCAACAAGGAGTGCAGGAGTAAGACGTCTGTCAGCAACGGACAGGACCCCACGCTCTGCTCGCCTCCCAAAACAGAGAACGAGGTATGGGGCGGTTTCGAT CTGCGTCTGAAGTTCCACAAGCAGCAGGAGGAGATCCGGCGTCTGCGGGAGATGCTCAACCAGAGGGACGTACGCATCAAGCAGCTGGAGCTGGAGATCAACAACGTGAGGAATTCCCAGGACTCGCACTGA
- the coro2aa gene encoding coronin-2A isoform X2, producing the protein MTASSAAAMSAEEWLSGIDKGPVLQSLKPGSRVPDSYPELSSGLGSKGLGNSLGTRRSQSRPGQLQLAYIQDQLGNKECRSKTSVSNGQDPTLCSPPKTENELRLKFHKQQEEIRRLREMLNQRDVRIKQLELEINNVRNSQDSH; encoded by the exons ATGACGGCGTCGAGCGCGGCCGCCATGTCGGCCGAGGAGTGGCTTAGCGGCATTGACAAAG GCCCGGTGCTCCAGTCTCTGAAGCCTGGGAGTCGAGTACCGGACTCCTACCCGGAGCTGAGCTCCGGCCTGGGCAGTAAGGGGCTGGGCAACTCCCTGGGCACTCGGAGGTCCCAGAGCAGACCAGGCCAACTGCAGCTGGCGTACATCCAGGACCAGCTTGGCAACAAGGAGTGCAGGAGTAAGACGTCTGTCAGCAACGGACAGGACCCCACGCTCTGCTCGCCTCCCAAAACAGAGAACGAG CTGCGTCTGAAGTTCCACAAGCAGCAGGAGGAGATCCGGCGTCTGCGGGAGATGCTCAACCAGAGGGACGTACGCATCAAGCAGCTGGAGCTGGAGATCAACAACGTGAGGAATTCCCAGGACTCGCACTGA